In the genome of Nitrospira japonica, one region contains:
- a CDS encoding cation:proton antiporter domain-containing protein: protein MTDYGVLGNLLVIFSVSIAVVFVFHQFRLPSIAGFLVAGALIGPHGLNLISDVGTVQVLAEIGVVLLLFTIGIEFSLVQLASLKRLLLVAAPIQVGGVLVVACLAILPTGLGWQEGVFWGFMISLSSTAIVLKTLANRGDSDSIHGRATIGILIFQDLAVVPMMLLTPILASHAEGAGLTILTTLGKSAVVVGLVVAAAWYAVPKLLEHIVRSRSRELFLLTVIVLCLGIAWLTSLGGLSLALGAFIAGLVISESEYSHQAMAEVLPFRDSFNSLFFVSIGILMNWRVLIEHPLVVAGLLAAILVVKFMTGALAALAVQAPPRSALMVGVALAQVGEFSFLLAQQGQESGLLRGDPYQVFLAVSVLSMIITPFLMEWSPSMARRVEAMQRLRHWFPTRTTAHALQTEGKHIRIKDHVIIVGYGLNGRNLARVLSETEIPHVALDLDGDTVRREAQHGVPVYYGDATNANVLRHMKIEDAKVLVVAISDPFVTRRTVQVAKGLNPKLHVVVRTRYLRELEELHQLGADDVVPEEFETSIEIFALVLRTYDMPQEFVTRKAEQIRREGYALLRRSELPELAHHLRGGTLTDAEVETCRIEQEAPSVGKTLDELAIRPRTGASVIAWTRAGVTQSNPSMKTKLKAGDIVVLLGSREQIRRAMSLLVELSQE from the coding sequence ATGACAGATTATGGAGTGCTGGGCAATCTGCTGGTCATTTTTTCGGTCTCGATCGCCGTCGTGTTCGTGTTTCATCAATTCAGGCTTCCGTCGATCGCCGGATTCCTCGTCGCAGGGGCGCTGATCGGGCCTCACGGGTTGAACCTCATCTCGGACGTGGGCACGGTCCAGGTTCTGGCCGAGATCGGCGTCGTTCTGCTTCTCTTCACCATCGGGATCGAGTTCTCATTGGTGCAGCTCGCGTCCTTGAAACGGCTGCTGCTGGTGGCGGCGCCCATTCAAGTCGGCGGGGTGTTGGTCGTGGCGTGTCTGGCCATCCTGCCGACCGGCCTCGGATGGCAGGAGGGGGTTTTCTGGGGTTTCATGATCTCCCTGAGCAGCACGGCTATCGTCCTGAAGACCCTGGCAAATCGCGGCGACAGCGATTCGATCCATGGGCGCGCCACGATCGGCATTCTGATTTTTCAGGACCTCGCGGTCGTGCCGATGATGCTGTTGACGCCCATCCTCGCCAGCCATGCCGAGGGAGCCGGACTCACGATTCTCACGACGCTGGGGAAGTCCGCGGTCGTGGTCGGTTTGGTCGTGGCCGCCGCCTGGTATGCCGTCCCGAAACTGTTGGAGCATATCGTCAGGAGCCGGAGTCGGGAGTTGTTCCTGCTCACGGTCATCGTGCTCTGCCTGGGCATCGCTTGGCTGACCTCCTTGGGCGGCCTTTCCCTGGCCCTCGGCGCCTTCATCGCCGGCCTCGTCATCTCGGAGTCCGAGTACAGTCATCAGGCCATGGCGGAGGTGCTCCCGTTCCGCGATAGTTTCAACAGCCTGTTTTTCGTCTCCATCGGCATCCTCATGAACTGGCGCGTGTTGATCGAACATCCCTTGGTGGTGGCCGGACTGCTGGCGGCCATCCTGGTGGTGAAGTTCATGACCGGAGCGCTCGCCGCGCTGGCGGTGCAGGCGCCACCCCGTTCGGCGCTGATGGTCGGGGTGGCGTTGGCGCAGGTGGGGGAGTTCAGCTTTTTGCTGGCCCAACAGGGACAGGAGAGCGGATTGTTGCGGGGAGATCCCTACCAGGTGTTCCTGGCGGTCTCGGTGCTGTCCATGATCATCACGCCCTTCTTAATGGAGTGGTCTCCGTCGATGGCGCGGCGCGTCGAGGCGATGCAACGGCTGCGGCATTGGTTTCCCACTCGCACCACGGCGCATGCGCTGCAAACGGAAGGCAAGCACATCCGAATCAAAGACCACGTCATTATCGTCGGGTACGGGCTCAACGGGCGGAATCTGGCGCGCGTTCTGAGTGAAACGGAGATTCCACACGTCGCGTTGGATCTGGACGGCGACACGGTCAGACGGGAGGCACAACATGGCGTCCCGGTGTACTACGGCGACGCTACGAACGCGAATGTCTTGCGTCACATGAAGATCGAAGACGCCAAAGTGCTGGTCGTCGCCATCTCGGATCCGTTTGTCACCCGGCGGACCGTTCAAGTGGCCAAGGGGCTCAATCCCAAACTGCACGTGGTCGTCCGCACGCGCTACTTGCGGGAGCTCGAGGAACTCCATCAGCTGGGAGCCGACGACGTCGTGCCGGAGGAATTCGAAACATCCATCGAGATCTTTGCGCTCGTTCTGCGCACCTATGACATGCCGCAGGAGTTCGTGACTCGAAAGGCCGAGCAGATCAGGCGGGAGGGTTATGCCCTGTTGCGGCGCAGCGAGTTGCCCGAGCTGGCCCATCACCTGAGGGGTGGCACGCTTACCGATGCGGAGGTTGAAACCTGCCGGATCGAGCAGGAGGCGCCCTCCGTGGGAAAAACTCTGGATGAATTGGCCATCCGTCCCCGCACGGGAGCGTCCGTGATCGCATGGACGAGAGCCGGCGTCACCCAATCCAATCCGTCGATGAAGACCAAACTCAAGGCCGGCGATATTGTGGTGCTACTGGGGTCGCGCGAGCAGATCAGGCGCGCGATGAGTCTTCTGGTTGAGTTATCGCAGGAGTAG
- a CDS encoding HAD family hydrolase yields MTPDARQAIGAIIFDFNGVLADDETPHVLCFQQALAEFGLSLTVEDYYGTYLGMDERTCTATLLRASGDAGDRRLLDRIIARKAQLFALRTADDQLPLFPGAADFVKAARSGYRLAVASGGRRHQIDRAIHGTAIEEIFDVIVAADDCPIGKPDPAIYRMTLARLNDGARTPSLSASNCLVIEDSLAGIRSARQAGMKVLAVASTYPAERLREADGVLAGFVGLTPEEAVRMVA; encoded by the coding sequence GTGACACCGGACGCGCGTCAGGCGATCGGCGCCATCATTTTCGACTTCAACGGGGTGCTCGCGGACGACGAGACGCCTCACGTCCTATGCTTTCAGCAGGCATTGGCGGAGTTCGGCCTGTCGTTGACGGTGGAGGACTATTACGGCACGTACCTCGGCATGGACGAGCGGACCTGCACCGCAACGCTGCTGCGGGCCAGCGGCGACGCCGGCGACCGACGCCTGCTCGACCGTATCATCGCCAGGAAGGCCCAACTCTTCGCGCTCCGAACCGCCGACGATCAGCTTCCGCTGTTCCCCGGAGCGGCCGACTTCGTGAAGGCGGCCCGATCCGGATACCGGCTGGCCGTCGCGTCGGGGGGCCGGCGTCACCAGATCGACCGAGCCATCCACGGAACCGCGATCGAGGAAATCTTCGACGTCATCGTCGCGGCGGACGACTGTCCGATCGGAAAGCCCGATCCCGCCATTTATCGCATGACGCTCGCTCGCCTCAACGACGGAGCACGGACGCCTTCCCTGTCCGCCTCGAACTGTCTGGTGATCGAAGATTCCCTTGCCGGAATCCGATCGGCCCGACAAGCCGGCATGAAGGTTCTCGCCGTGGCGTCGACCTATCCCGCAGAAAGGCTACGAGAAGCCGATGGAGTCCTGGCCGGCTTCGTGGGTCTGACTCCGGAAGAAGCGGTCCGCATGGTCGCCTAA
- a CDS encoding NAD-dependent epimerase: MGDSNRAILVTGAAGFIGFHVVKRLIARGDSVIGLDNVNDYYDVRLKQARLAQLTPLEGFQFVKLDLANRLGMKELFAEHPIKRVVHLAAQAGVRYSLINPHAYTDSNIEGFLNVLEGCRHAKVEHLVYASSSSVYGGNTHMPFSIHDNVDHPVSLYAVSKKANELMAHSYAHLYGMPCTGLRFFTVYGPWGRPDMALFIFTKAILEGQPIDVFNQGKMRRDFTYVDDIVEGVVRTLDRPAESNPQWSGDTPDPGTSSAPARVYNIGNHQPVELLRFIEVLEEAVGKKAEKRLLPLQPGDVPATYADIDDLARDVGFKPATPIEVGVPRFVQWYREFYKV, from the coding sequence ATGGGTGACTCGAACAGAGCGATTCTCGTGACGGGAGCCGCCGGATTCATCGGGTTTCACGTCGTCAAGCGGTTGATCGCACGGGGCGATTCCGTGATCGGCCTCGACAACGTCAACGATTACTATGATGTTCGGCTCAAGCAGGCCCGCTTGGCCCAGTTGACCCCGTTGGAGGGGTTCCAGTTCGTCAAGCTCGATTTGGCTAATCGATTGGGCATGAAGGAGTTGTTCGCCGAGCACCCGATCAAGCGGGTCGTTCATCTTGCGGCGCAGGCCGGCGTCCGATACTCCCTGATCAATCCCCATGCCTATACCGACAGCAACATCGAAGGGTTCCTCAACGTGCTCGAAGGCTGCCGGCATGCCAAGGTCGAACACCTCGTCTATGCCTCGTCGAGCTCCGTCTACGGCGGCAATACCCACATGCCCTTTTCCATCCACGACAATGTCGACCACCCGGTCTCGCTCTACGCGGTCAGCAAAAAGGCCAACGAATTGATGGCCCATTCCTACGCGCATCTGTATGGCATGCCCTGTACCGGGCTTCGGTTTTTCACCGTCTATGGACCCTGGGGACGACCCGACATGGCGCTGTTCATTTTCACGAAAGCCATCCTGGAAGGGCAACCGATCGACGTCTTCAATCAGGGAAAGATGCGCCGCGACTTCACCTACGTCGACGACATCGTCGAAGGGGTGGTGCGGACGCTCGATCGCCCGGCGGAGTCGAATCCCCAATGGTCAGGCGACACTCCGGACCCCGGAACCAGTTCTGCTCCGGCGCGGGTTTACAACATCGGCAATCATCAACCGGTGGAGCTGCTGCGGTTCATCGAAGTGCTCGAAGAAGCCGTGGGGAAGAAGGCCGAGAAGCGGCTGCTGCCGCTGCAGCCGGGTGATGTTCCGGCGACGTATGCGGACATTGACGACCTCGCTCGAGACGTCGGCTTCAAGCCTGCGACTCCGATCGAAGTCGGCGTGCCACGTTTCGTACAATGGTATCGGGAGTTTTACAAGGTCTGA